Proteins from one Flavobacterium sp. N2038 genomic window:
- a CDS encoding cob(I)yrinic acid a,c-diamide adenosyltransferase has protein sequence MKVYTKTGDKGTTALFGGTRVPKDDIRIDSYGTVDELNSYIGLIRDQEMDSHYKTILIEIQDRLFTVGAILATPQEKEVLKNGELRLKNLGIIDSDIELLENEIDKMEESLPPMTHFVLPGGHPTVSHCHIARCICRRAERLAVHLSHNEHVPEIAIKYLNRLSDYLFVLARKLSSDLKAEEVKWIPRK, from the coding sequence ATGAAAGTATATACAAAAACAGGCGACAAAGGAACCACAGCTCTTTTTGGCGGCACACGTGTTCCTAAAGATGACATCAGAATTGACAGTTATGGAACTGTTGACGAACTAAACTCTTATATCGGATTAATTCGTGATCAGGAAATGGATTCTCATTATAAAACCATTTTAATCGAAATTCAGGATCGTCTTTTTACTGTTGGTGCCATTTTGGCAACTCCACAGGAAAAAGAAGTTTTAAAAAACGGAGAACTTCGTTTAAAAAACTTAGGAATAATTGATTCGGATATTGAATTATTAGAAAACGAAATAGACAAAATGGAAGAAAGCCTTCCACCAATGACTCATTTTGTTTTACCCGGAGGCCATCCAACCGTGTCACATTGTCATATAGCACGCTGTATTTGTCGTCGCGCAGAGCGTTTGGCAGTACATTTAAGCCATAATGAACACGTTCCCGAAATAGCAATCAAGTACTTAAACCGACTTTCTGACTACCTTTTTGTCTTGGCACGGAAGTTGTCGTCTGACTTAAAAGCAGAAGAAGTAAAATGGATACCCAGAAAATAA
- a CDS encoding ABC transporter ATP-binding protein → MAEPLIKITDIKRNFVLGNEIVYVLKGINLEIQKGEYVALMGPSGSGKSTLMNLLGCLDTPTSGRYVLNGKDVSQMRDDELAGIRNKEIGFVFQTFNLLPRTTALDNVALPMIYAGHPKSERVVRATEVLKQVNLADRMDHQPNQLSGGQRQRVAIARALVNKPSIILADEPTGNLDSKTSVEIMKLFGDIHAQGNTVILVTHEEDIAAYAHRVIRLRDGLIESDTTKPDHILL, encoded by the coding sequence ATGGCTGAACCATTAATTAAAATAACCGACATTAAACGAAATTTTGTTCTGGGTAATGAAATCGTATATGTTTTAAAAGGAATAAATTTAGAAATACAAAAAGGCGAATATGTTGCTTTAATGGGTCCATCAGGATCCGGAAAATCTACTTTAATGAACTTACTAGGTTGTTTGGACACTCCAACTTCCGGACGTTATGTTTTAAATGGAAAAGATGTAAGCCAAATGCGTGATGATGAATTGGCCGGAATTAGAAACAAAGAGATTGGTTTCGTATTTCAGACTTTTAATCTTCTGCCAAGAACAACTGCTTTAGATAATGTGGCCTTGCCAATGATTTATGCAGGGCATCCAAAATCAGAACGTGTTGTTCGTGCAACAGAAGTTTTAAAGCAAGTAAATCTGGCAGACAGAATGGATCATCAGCCCAATCAGTTATCAGGAGGGCAGCGCCAGCGTGTTGCCATTGCGAGAGCATTGGTAAATAAACCTTCAATTATTTTAGCCGATGAACCAACCGGAAACTTAGACAGTAAAACTTCTGTAGAAATCATGAAACTGTTTGGAGATATTCATGCTCAGGGAAATACTGTAATTCTAGTAACTCACGAAGAGGATATTGCAGCTTACGCACATCGCGTAATTCGTTTAAGAGATGGATTAATTGAAAGTGATACTACAAAACCGGATCACATATTGCTTTAA
- a CDS encoding DUF6565 domain-containing protein, which translates to MKNIKIAIGVSLIVFSFTSCKDEKQEKAQRIVDSYVTYVDSVKNVAADDLKENWKTVESEYDKRAQEAELALADIKDNSVATEKINTSKVKYEEFRKEMTAVFAPPAPSPKQQLRNALFGEGKIGDDMSFSWVNAQNIHSVYQQFVHTVENNKDRYSREDWDEIKVLYEALDSRKNTVEKEGLTAEDNRKIAGLKIKFAPMYTVNRMGAKAEENAAAKK; encoded by the coding sequence ATGAAAAATATAAAAATAGCAATAGGAGTTTCTTTAATCGTATTTAGTTTTACTTCGTGTAAAGATGAAAAACAGGAAAAGGCTCAGAGAATAGTCGATTCTTATGTAACCTACGTTGATTCTGTCAAAAATGTGGCTGCTGACGATTTGAAAGAGAATTGGAAAACAGTGGAATCTGAATATGATAAAAGAGCTCAGGAAGCTGAATTGGCTTTGGCAGATATTAAAGATAATTCGGTCGCGACCGAAAAAATAAATACAAGTAAAGTTAAGTACGAGGAATTTAGAAAAGAAATGACCGCCGTTTTTGCCCCACCAGCTCCAAGTCCGAAACAACAATTAAGAAATGCTTTATTTGGAGAAGGAAAAATAGGAGATGATATGAGTTTTAGCTGGGTAAATGCTCAGAATATTCATAGTGTTTATCAACAATTTGTACATACAGTCGAAAATAATAAAGATCGTTATTCAAGGGAAGACTGGGATGAAATAAAAGTATTGTATGAAGCATTAGACAGCCGAAAAAATACTGTTGAAAAAGAAGGTTTGACTGCTGAAGACAATAGAAAAATTGCTGGTTTGAAAATTAAATTTGCGCCTATGTATACAGTAAACAGAATGGGAGCAAAGGCTGAGGAAAATGCAGCAGCTAAGAAATAA
- a CDS encoding XRE family transcriptional regulator, whose amino-acid sequence MEQKIHQGRNVKRFREMLGIKQEALAYDLGEDWNQKKISMLEQKDIIEDNLLKQISNSLKIPVEAFQNFDEEQAVNVIANTFNSNDSATGLVINNYNPIEKIIQLHEEKIALYERMLKEKDEMMAKLEKLISK is encoded by the coding sequence ATGGAACAGAAAATTCATCAGGGAAGAAATGTAAAACGCTTCAGAGAGATGCTTGGCATCAAACAGGAAGCACTGGCTTATGATTTGGGAGAAGACTGGAACCAGAAAAAAATTTCTATGCTGGAACAAAAAGACATAATTGAAGACAATCTGCTTAAACAAATCTCTAATTCATTGAAAATTCCTGTTGAAGCTTTTCAGAACTTTGACGAGGAACAGGCAGTAAATGTTATTGCAAATACATTTAACAGCAATGATAGTGCAACTGGATTAGTAATTAATAACTACAATCCAATTGAAAAGATTATTCAATTGCATGAAGAAAAAATTGCACTGTATGAGCGTATGCTAAAAGAGAAAGATGAAATGATGGCAAAGCTTGAAAAACTAATTAGCAAATAA
- a CDS encoding O-methyltransferase: MFFQIKSYIKFLWNSKNEHGVHSPFVFSLLTKCFYDKKPKSAYIVLNNYRKSLLANKNFIEVTDFGAGSKVFKSNIRQISKIAATAGISPKRAELLYRVTSYFEPKNVLEIGTSLGLATAALALGNPKAKVYTVEGCPQTANIAKEHLNRFDCNNVENVISEFESFLISENLHNTIFDLIYFDGNHSKKATLKYFEVLLQTVNNDSVWIFDDIHWSLEMEEAWEIIKNHPKVKVTIDTFQWGFVFFRYEQEKEHFVIRS; encoded by the coding sequence ATGTTCTTCCAAATAAAATCATACATCAAATTCCTCTGGAATTCTAAAAATGAACACGGAGTACATTCCCCTTTTGTTTTTAGTCTATTAACAAAATGTTTTTACGACAAAAAACCAAAATCTGCCTATATTGTTCTGAATAATTACCGAAAATCATTACTTGCTAATAAAAATTTTATTGAAGTAACTGATTTTGGAGCCGGCTCAAAAGTTTTTAAATCCAACATACGACAGATTTCAAAAATCGCTGCAACAGCTGGTATTTCACCTAAAAGAGCCGAATTATTATATCGGGTAACTTCCTATTTTGAACCAAAAAACGTTCTTGAAATTGGAACTTCTTTAGGATTAGCTACTGCTGCTCTGGCATTGGGCAATCCAAAAGCAAAAGTATATACAGTAGAAGGCTGTCCTCAAACAGCAAATATTGCCAAAGAACATTTAAATCGATTTGATTGCAACAATGTTGAAAATGTAATTTCAGAATTTGAATCTTTTCTGATTTCTGAAAACCTGCACAATACAATCTTTGATCTTATCTATTTTGACGGAAATCATTCTAAAAAAGCAACCTTAAAATATTTTGAAGTTTTATTGCAAACAGTTAATAATGATTCTGTTTGGATTTTTGATGATATTCATTGGTCTTTAGAAATGGAAGAAGCCTGGGAAATTATCAAAAATCATCCAAAAGTAAAAGTTACTATTGATACTTTTCAATGGGGATTTGTCTTCTTTAGATATGAACAGGAAAAAGAGCATTTTGTGATTAGAAGCTAA
- a CDS encoding FKBP-type peptidyl-prolyl cis-trans isomerase: MKYILTALIAMTLFISCSGNDNLQEQKTDYTKENDKEIVDYLAKNKLTAQKTASGLYYIINEAGTGKQPTSSSRVTVTYKGYYTSGTVFDKRTEPISFNLSEVITGWKEGIPFFKEGGSGVLLVPSHLGYGPYTQRGIPGGSVLVFDINLISVDK; the protein is encoded by the coding sequence ATGAAATACATTTTAACTGCTTTAATAGCAATGACTCTTTTTATTTCTTGTTCTGGAAATGATAATCTTCAGGAACAAAAAACAGATTATACTAAGGAAAACGATAAAGAAATAGTTGATTATCTCGCTAAAAACAAACTAACAGCTCAAAAAACTGCTTCTGGTTTATATTACATTATAAACGAGGCTGGAACCGGCAAACAACCAACGTCAAGCTCCAGAGTTACGGTTACTTACAAAGGTTATTACACAAGTGGAACTGTTTTTGACAAAAGAACTGAACCAATTAGTTTTAACTTAAGTGAAGTAATTACAGGCTGGAAAGAAGGAATTCCTTTTTTCAAAGAAGGTGGAAGCGGAGTTTTATTAGTACCATCACATTTAGGATATGGACCTTACACACAAAGAGGTATTCCTGGAGGTTCTGTACTTGTTTTTGATATAAACCTAATTTCTGTAGACAAATAA
- a CDS encoding ABC-F family ATP-binding cassette domain-containing protein: MNYLSVENISKSFGERVLFDNISFGINKDQKIAFIAKNGSGKTTIMSIINGLDEPDTGQVVLRKGIRMAFLSQNNNLQDELTIEESIFASDNETLKIIEAYEKALENPNDEEAYQKAFDGMDQHNAWDFETQYKQILFKLKLEDFKLKVKNLSGGQKKRLSLAIILINRPDLLILDEPTNHLDLEMIEWLESYFAKENITLFMVTHDRFFLERVCNEIIELDNGKLYQYKGNYSYYLEKKEERITSENASVDKAKNLFVKELEWMRRQPKARTTKSKSRQDDFYVIKEKAQSRRKENKVELEINMERMGSKIIELHKLSKKFKDRVILNNFSFDFQRGERIGIIGKNGTGKSTFLNLLTGTIPPDSGRVVKGDTIKIGYYTQSGINPKPGQRVIDIIKEYGEYIPLAKGKIISASQLLERFLFDAKKQYDYVEKLSGGELKRLYLCTVLIQNPNFLILDEPTNDLDIVTLNVLESFLLDYPGCLLVVSHDRYFMDKIVDHLFIFRGQGEIENFPGNYSDFRAYEDSADVAQKEENKAEKKDWKQNNPTGNLSFNEQKEYQKIEREIKDLEIEKTKIEQLFSEGKVADADIEKKANELQNIINKIDQKEERWFELSAKIEG; encoded by the coding sequence ATGAATTACTTATCTGTAGAAAATATATCGAAGTCATTTGGCGAAAGAGTCCTTTTTGACAACATTTCTTTTGGAATCAATAAAGACCAAAAAATCGCTTTTATTGCTAAAAATGGTTCTGGTAAAACAACCATTATGAGCATTATTAATGGTTTGGATGAACCTGACACAGGACAAGTTGTGTTGAGAAAAGGAATCCGAATGGCATTTCTTTCGCAAAACAATAATCTACAAGATGAGCTTACGATCGAAGAAAGCATTTTCGCTTCAGACAATGAAACGCTTAAAATAATAGAAGCTTACGAAAAAGCGCTTGAAAACCCAAATGACGAAGAAGCGTATCAAAAAGCTTTTGACGGAATGGATCAACATAACGCTTGGGATTTTGAAACACAATACAAGCAAATTTTATTTAAACTGAAATTAGAAGATTTTAAACTTAAAGTAAAAAATCTTTCGGGAGGTCAAAAAAAGCGTCTTTCATTGGCGATCATATTAATCAATCGCCCTGATTTATTAATTCTTGATGAGCCAACCAACCATCTGGATTTGGAAATGATCGAATGGCTTGAAAGTTATTTTGCTAAAGAAAACATCACGTTGTTTATGGTAACGCACGACCGTTTCTTCTTGGAGCGTGTTTGTAATGAAATTATTGAATTAGACAACGGAAAATTATATCAATACAAAGGAAATTACTCTTATTATTTAGAGAAAAAAGAAGAAAGAATCACTTCTGAAAATGCTAGTGTTGACAAAGCAAAAAACTTATTTGTAAAAGAATTAGAATGGATGCGTCGCCAGCCAAAAGCGAGAACAACCAAATCTAAATCACGTCAGGATGACTTTTATGTAATTAAAGAAAAAGCACAAAGCCGACGAAAAGAAAATAAGGTGGAACTTGAAATTAATATGGAAAGAATGGGAAGCAAAATTATTGAGCTTCATAAACTTTCTAAAAAATTCAAAGACCGTGTTATTCTGAATAACTTTAGTTTTGATTTTCAGCGTGGCGAAAGAATCGGGATTATTGGAAAAAACGGAACCGGAAAATCTACTTTCTTAAATCTGCTTACAGGAACAATTCCGCCAGACAGCGGCCGAGTTGTAAAAGGAGATACAATCAAAATTGGTTATTACACACAATCCGGAATTAATCCAAAACCGGGTCAGCGTGTTATTGATATTATTAAAGAGTACGGAGAATACATTCCGCTTGCAAAAGGGAAAATTATTTCAGCTTCTCAGTTATTAGAGCGCTTTCTTTTTGATGCTAAAAAACAATACGATTATGTCGAAAAATTAAGCGGTGGAGAATTAAAACGTTTGTATTTATGTACTGTTTTAATTCAGAATCCGAACTTTTTAATTCTCGATGAGCCAACAAACGATTTAGATATTGTAACGCTTAACGTATTGGAAAGTTTTCTATTAGATTATCCGGGGTGTTTATTGGTAGTATCCCACGACCGTTATTTTATGGATAAAATTGTCGATCACTTATTTATTTTTAGAGGGCAGGGTGAAATCGAAAATTTCCCAGGAAACTATTCTGATTTCCGCGCTTATGAAGACAGTGCCGACGTTGCTCAAAAAGAAGAAAACAAGGCCGAAAAGAAAGACTGGAAACAAAACAATCCAACAGGAAATTTAAGCTTTAACGAGCAAAAAGAATATCAAAAAATCGAAAGAGAAATCAAAGATTTAGAAATCGAAAAAACTAAAATCGAACAATTATTCTCTGAAGGAAAAGTCGCAGATGCTGATATTGAGAAAAAAGCTAATGAACTTCAAAACATCATTAATAAAATAGATCAGAAAGAAGAAAGATGGTTTGAGCTTTCGGCTAAAATTGAGGGATAA
- a CDS encoding DUF6326 family protein — translation MDTEKVKPASLEDFKINTKIKLSALWTSVMFCYIYGDYFSLYVPKKVEDFISGDTLLDSPVKLFLATILMTIPALMIFVSVVLKPKLNRVLNLVFGIIYTAIMLLIAFTTIAPWWSFYVFLALIESVLTAIIFWTALKWPRQF, via the coding sequence ATGGATACAGAAAAGGTAAAACCGGCCAGTTTAGAAGATTTTAAAATAAATACCAAAATCAAACTTTCTGCATTATGGACCTCCGTAATGTTTTGCTACATATATGGAGATTATTTCTCTCTTTATGTTCCAAAGAAAGTTGAGGATTTTATAAGCGGAGATACATTGCTTGATTCTCCCGTAAAATTATTTCTTGCCACAATTTTAATGACAATTCCGGCATTAATGATTTTTGTATCGGTTGTTTTAAAACCAAAATTAAACCGCGTACTTAATCTTGTTTTCGGAATTATTTATACCGCCATAATGCTGTTAATTGCATTTACTACCATTGCGCCTTGGTGGAGTTTCTATGTTTTTCTGGCATTAATAGAAAGTGTACTTACAGCAATAATATTCTGGACCGCACTAAAATGGCCGAGACAATTTTAA
- a CDS encoding DUF4386 domain-containing protein yields the protein MNQESKLSFRNTGRIAGLLYLVVVLTGIFSLGYVPSKLIIWDNPSATFNAIKESEFLFRSGIVSGLVCYTFFLFLPLVLYKLLKPVHKTYAGYMVALAIVSVPISFVNMLNKFAVLSIINENSGQTETKEAVKQVLFYLNQYDYGNLIVQVFWGLWLFPFGYLVYKSGIIPKFFGILLMLGCISYLINFFGNSLYPNYSQLGISSIIRLPATLGEIGSCLWLLIMGAKKIY from the coding sequence ATGAATCAAGAATCAAAACTATCGTTTAGAAATACAGGAAGAATAGCAGGTTTGTTATATTTAGTAGTTGTGCTAACCGGAATTTTTAGTTTAGGATACGTTCCGTCAAAATTAATTATTTGGGATAATCCTTCAGCAACTTTCAATGCGATAAAAGAATCTGAGTTCCTTTTTAGATCTGGTATTGTGAGTGGATTGGTTTGTTATACTTTCTTTTTATTTCTTCCCTTAGTTTTATACAAATTATTGAAACCTGTTCATAAAACTTATGCAGGATATATGGTGGCTTTAGCAATTGTTAGTGTACCGATTTCTTTTGTTAATATGCTTAATAAATTTGCAGTGCTTTCAATAATTAACGAAAATTCCGGACAAACCGAAACAAAAGAAGCTGTTAAACAAGTACTATTTTATCTCAATCAATATGATTACGGAAATCTGATTGTGCAGGTTTTCTGGGGACTTTGGCTTTTTCCTTTTGGTTATTTGGTTTATAAATCCGGAATTATTCCTAAGTTTTTTGGGATATTACTTATGTTGGGCTGTATAAGTTATTTGATCAATTTCTTTGGTAATTCATTATATCCTAATTATTCTCAGTTGGGCATATCTTCCATAATAAGACTTCCTGCAACTCTTGGCGAAATAGGGTCGTGTTTGTGGCTCCTGATAATGGGAGCAAAAAAAATATACTAA
- a CDS encoding T9SS C-terminal target domain-containing protein, translating into MKNIIFFLLIFSYSYAQEKKNTDFYAENIAQKEKKNNRIKPEYSIKLSDSIKETSGLIAFDDLLWTHNDDHDKTIYGLDSLGKIRKKIILTQAINQDWEEITQDSLYLYIGDFGNNYSGNRTDLHILKIDKKSFLGQNPIIEKIAFRYSDQTDFAAQKPNNTNFDCEAFVVSKDSIFLFTKQWKSSKSAIYALPNQTGNQIAQLKETFDTKGLVTGSVYLEDKKTVVLCGYSKIGKPFLYLLNNFKNNNFLSGNKRRIDLKLPFHQIEGITTKDGIHYFITNESLVRKPILNTPQQIHYLDLSPILGSH; encoded by the coding sequence ATGAAAAATATCATTTTTTTCTTATTAATATTTTCTTATTCTTATGCTCAGGAGAAGAAAAACACCGATTTTTACGCTGAAAATATTGCTCAAAAAGAGAAGAAAAATAATAGAATAAAGCCTGAATATTCCATTAAACTAAGCGATTCAATTAAAGAAACTTCAGGATTAATTGCTTTTGACGATCTATTGTGGACACATAACGATGACCATGACAAGACAATCTACGGATTAGACTCTTTGGGAAAAATTAGAAAGAAAATCATCCTCACTCAGGCTATAAATCAGGATTGGGAAGAAATAACACAAGACAGCCTGTATTTATATATTGGCGATTTTGGGAATAATTACAGTGGGAACCGAACTGATTTACACATTTTAAAAATTGATAAAAAATCATTTTTGGGCCAAAATCCAATTATCGAAAAGATTGCCTTTCGCTATAGTGATCAAACCGATTTTGCAGCACAAAAACCAAACAATACCAACTTCGACTGCGAAGCGTTTGTTGTTTCTAAAGACAGTATTTTTCTATTTACAAAACAATGGAAATCGTCTAAAAGTGCAATTTATGCCCTGCCAAATCAAACAGGAAATCAAATTGCACAGTTAAAGGAGACATTCGACACCAAGGGCTTGGTGACGGGCTCAGTTTATCTGGAAGACAAAAAAACTGTTGTACTTTGTGGCTATTCAAAAATTGGAAAGCCTTTTTTATATTTGCTAAACAATTTTAAAAACAACAATTTTTTATCGGGAAACAAGAGAAGAATTGATCTTAAACTCCCATTTCATCAAATTGAAGGAATTACGACAAAAGACGGGATTCATTATTTCATAACCAATGAATCATTAGTTCGAAAACCTATTTTAAATACTCCACAGCAAATTCACTATTTAGATTTGAGTCCGATTTTAGGCTCGCATTAA
- a CDS encoding adenylyltransferase/cytidyltransferase family protein encodes MKIGITFSAFDLLHAGHIKMLEEAKEQCDYLIVGLQIDPALDRPEKNSPTQTVVERYIQLKGCKFVDEIIPYATEVDLEDILKSHKIDVRILGDEYQHKNFTGRSYCEEKGIKLYFNKRDHRFSSSGLRKEVAVRELIKVR; translated from the coding sequence ATGAAAATAGGAATAACATTTAGCGCTTTTGATTTGCTTCATGCCGGACATATAAAAATGCTGGAAGAGGCAAAGGAGCAATGCGATTATTTAATTGTTGGATTGCAAATTGATCCGGCATTAGACAGACCTGAAAAAAATAGTCCGACGCAAACTGTTGTCGAAAGATACATTCAGCTTAAAGGCTGCAAGTTTGTTGATGAAATTATCCCTTATGCAACAGAAGTCGATCTTGAAGATATCTTAAAATCACACAAAATTGATGTGCGTATTCTTGGTGATGAATATCAGCATAAAAATTTTACCGGAAGATCGTATTGCGAAGAAAAGGGAATAAAGCTTTATTTTAATAAACGCGATCATCGTTTTTCCAGCAGTGGTTTGAGGAAAGAGGTAGCAGTTAGGGAATTAATCAAGGTACGCTAA
- a CDS encoding GDP-L-fucose synthase family protein, whose protein sequence is MKKETKIYIAGHNGMVGSAIWRALTSKGYCNLIGLSSKELDLRDQQAVYDFIKNQKPEVVIDAAARVGGILANNDYPYQFIMENMQIQNNLIDASHQFGVEKFIFLGSSCIYPKLASQPLKEKYLLTDELEPTNEWYAIAKIAGVKSCQAIRKQFGKDYVSLMPTNLYGSHDNFDLSSSHVLPAMIRKFHDAKLKNNAPVTLWGNGEPKREFLHVDDMANATIFAIENVLPDYLYNVGTEKDLTIKELSILVQNIIGHKGEIIWDTDKPNGTPRKLLDVSKMHNLGWRHTIEVDKGIELTYNWFLENTVNFKEVKL, encoded by the coding sequence ATGAAGAAAGAAACAAAAATCTATATCGCTGGGCACAATGGGATGGTTGGAAGTGCAATTTGGAGAGCATTAACATCCAAAGGATATTGTAATTTAATAGGTCTTTCAAGTAAAGAATTAGATCTGAGAGATCAGCAAGCAGTTTACGATTTTATTAAGAATCAAAAACCAGAAGTTGTTATAGATGCTGCTGCCCGTGTTGGTGGAATTTTAGCGAATAATGATTATCCTTATCAATTTATAATGGAGAATATGCAGATTCAAAATAATTTGATAGATGCATCGCATCAATTTGGAGTAGAAAAATTTATTTTTTTAGGAAGTTCTTGTATCTATCCAAAGTTAGCTTCACAGCCTTTAAAAGAGAAATATTTACTTACTGACGAACTTGAACCAACAAACGAATGGTATGCTATAGCAAAAATTGCGGGAGTAAAATCTTGTCAAGCAATTAGAAAACAATTTGGGAAAGATTACGTAAGTCTTATGCCGACTAATTTGTATGGCAGTCACGATAATTTTGATTTAAGCTCATCTCATGTTTTGCCAGCAATGATTCGAAAATTTCACGATGCAAAACTAAAAAATAATGCTCCTGTTACCCTTTGGGGAAACGGAGAGCCTAAGCGCGAATTTTTGCATGTTGATGATATGGCTAATGCAACCATTTTTGCTATAGAGAATGTATTGCCAGATTATTTGTACAATGTGGGAACAGAAAAAGATTTAACTATAAAAGAATTATCAATACTTGTTCAAAACATAATAGGTCATAAAGGAGAAATAATATGGGACACAGATAAGCCTAATGGAACGCCAAGAAAATTACTAGATGTTTCAAAAATGCACAATCTGGGATGGAGACATACTATTGAGGTGGATAAAGGAATTGAACTAACATACAATTGGTTCTTGGAAAATACAGTGAATTTTAAAGAAGTGAAACTATAG
- the gmd gene encoding GDP-mannose 4,6-dehydratase, which translates to MKIAFITGITGQDGAYLSEFLLKKGYQVHGLKRRSSLLNTDRIDHLYQDPHIHNRNFFLHYGDMTDSTNLIRLIKEIQPDEIYNLAAMSHVAVSFEMPEYTGNADGLGTLRILDAVRLLGLEKKVRIYQASTSELYGKVQEVPQSETTPFYPRSPYAVAKMYAYWITVNYREAYGMFACNGILFNHESPIRGETFVTRKITRATARIGLGLQDKLYLGNLDARRDWGHAKDYVRMMWMILQTEKPEDWVIATGKTTAVRDFVRMSFSEIGVELEFRGEGIDEKGYVRSCSNPEFQIEIGKEILAVDPKYFRPTEVDLLIGDPTRAKTKLGWECKYDLKDLVQDMMRNDLELMQKDQYLKEVGYKTLNYFE; encoded by the coding sequence ATGAAAATAGCATTTATTACAGGTATAACAGGACAAGACGGAGCTTATTTGAGCGAGTTTTTATTGAAAAAAGGCTATCAAGTACATGGTCTTAAAAGACGTTCATCATTACTTAATACCGATAGAATTGATCATTTGTATCAAGACCCACATATACATAACAGGAATTTTTTTCTGCACTATGGTGATATGACTGATAGTACCAATTTAATTAGGCTGATTAAAGAAATTCAACCTGATGAAATTTATAATTTGGCAGCAATGAGCCATGTCGCGGTATCTTTTGAAATGCCTGAATATACAGGAAATGCAGATGGTCTGGGGACACTTCGTATTCTTGATGCAGTACGCTTGTTAGGTTTAGAAAAAAAAGTTCGTATTTATCAGGCTTCTACTTCTGAATTATATGGAAAAGTGCAGGAAGTTCCACAATCTGAAACGACACCTTTTTATCCACGCTCTCCTTATGCTGTTGCGAAAATGTATGCATACTGGATAACGGTAAATTATAGAGAAGCATATGGAATGTTTGCTTGTAACGGAATATTGTTTAATCATGAATCTCCAATTCGTGGAGAAACTTTTGTAACTCGAAAAATTACCAGAGCGACGGCAAGAATAGGTTTGGGATTACAGGATAAATTGTATTTAGGGAATTTGGATGCCAGACGTGATTGGGGACATGCAAAAGATTATGTTCGAATGATGTGGATGATTTTACAGACAGAAAAACCTGAAGATTGGGTAATTGCTACAGGTAAAACTACAGCAGTCAGAGACTTTGTTCGAATGAGTTTTTCTGAAATAGGAGTTGAACTAGAATTCAGAGGAGAAGGCATTGATGAAAAAGGATATGTTAGATCTTGTAGTAATCCGGAGTTTCAAATAGAGATAGGTAAAGAAATATTAGCTGTTGATCCAAAGTATTTTAGGCCGACTGAAGTTGATCTACTAATTGGGGATCCAACAAGAGCAAAGACTAAATTGGGATGGGAATGTAAATATGATCTAAAAGATTTAGTGCAAGATATGATGAGAAATGATTTGGAATTGATGCAAAAAGATCAATACTTAAAAGAAGTTGGATATAAAACGTTGAACTATTTCGAATAG